The genome window GTCTTCACTTCGTTCAATTAAGAGATGCGTATTTTGATCTTTTTCTAGATAATAACAAAGAGTTCCGGTTTAGGGTAGGCCAAAGTAAAGTGCCGTATGGGTTTGAAAACCTTCAATCCAGCCAAAACAGGCTTCCATTAGATCGTCATGACGCTTTAAACAGCGCTGTTGCAAATGAACGTGATCTTGGAGTATTCTTTTATTATACTCCAAAGCATATCCGTGAAAGATTTAAGGAGCTTGTCAGTTCGGGATTAAAAGGATCGGGAGATTATGGAGTACTTGGATTAGGTATCCACAATGGACAAACTGCAAATAGGCCAGAAGCAAATAATTCTTCACATTATGTTTACAGGTTAACCTATCCTTTTGTACTTAATAACGGACAATTTATTGAAGCAAGCGTGCAAGGATATCATGGTAATGTGGTTATAAACCGTTCGCAAACAAATGGAGCAGTAAATGAGTTTTTTGAAAGAAGAGTAGCCGGAACCTTTGTTTTTTATCCTCAGCCTCTTGGATTTCAAGCTGAATTTACAATGGGCAAGGGCCCCGAATTTAATCCAGTAACTATGAATGTGGAAAACCAGGACTTATATGGAGGTTACGCACAAACCATGTACATGCTAAAAGCAGGCAAACAGCTAATTATACCCTTTGCAAGATGGCACTATTATAAAGGGGGTAAAAAACAAGAAATAGATGCCAGAAGGTACCTTGTAAATGAACAGGAAATTGGAATAGAATGGCAACCATTTCCAGCATTTGAATTAGTTGCCATGTACACAATGTCTGACAGGACTTTTGAAGATTTCAAAAACCCAAACAACAGGCAAAGAGGAAACCTTTTAAGGCTTCAGGCACAATTTAATTTTTAGCACAGTTAACCTTATGGTAACATCAGGTTAACATTCAAATAAAATGACACCTATACTTTTGCATAAAAATAAATTAAAAAGTAACATTTAATAACATATAAAAAAATGAAAATAAAATCAATAGTAATAGCCATCGGAATATCTGCATTAATTGCAGGCTGTGGCACAAATAACAACAACGAAGTAAATTCTGAATCAAAACTTAAAGGAGATATAAAAATAGATGGTTCAAGCACAGTTTATCCTCTCACAGAAGCTGTTGCAGAAGAATTCAGAACAGTACAACCTGATATTAAAATTACTGTTGGTGTTTCAGGAACTGGTGGCGGATTTAAAAAATTCAGCCGGGGCGAAACAGATATCAGTAATGCATCAAGACTTATTAAAGAATCAGAAATTCAGGCTTGCAAAGAAAATGGAATAGAGTTTATAGAAATCCCTGTTGCTTATGATGGATTAGCTGTTGTAATTAGTAAGGAAAACACTTGGGTTGATTTTCTAACTGTTGAAGAACTTAAAAAAATATGGGAACCATCTGCTCAGGGAAAGATTATGAAATGGAGCCAAATAAGAGCTGGTTGGCCTGATAGTGAAATTCATCTTTATGGACCTGGGGTAGCTTCAGGTACTTATGATTATTTTACTGAAGCCATTATGGGCAAGGCCCAGTCAAGCAGGGGCGATTATACTGCAAGCGAAGACGATAACGTGCTTGTACAAGGCGTTTCAACCGATAAGCTGGCACTTGGTTTTTTTGGACTTGCATATTTTACTGAGAACAGCGACAAATTAAAACTGGTTCCAATTGATGACTTAAATGACGAAAATGGTTCTGGCCCGATAACTCCTACAATTGAAACTGTTGAGAACGGCACTTACCAACCTCTTGCCAGGCCCGAATTTATTTATGTAAATGCAAAATCTGCAGAACGTGAAGAAGTAAAGGCATTCATTAATTTTTATCTTGAAAATGCTGCTGCACTTGCAAAAGAAACTGGTGCAATTGCACTTCCAAAAGAAGTTTATGCTGAGGCTTTGAAAAGATACGAGGAAAAAATTGTTGGTTCTGTTTTTGACAAAGAAGGAGGAAGTGTTGGAGTTAATTTGCTGCAGGTACTTAAAAAACGTCCATAAAGGGACAAGGCTTTCTAAAAAAGCACAGGTATAAAACCCTGCTTTTTTTATAGATTTAATAAATCAGGTATGAATTTGAAGGAAAAAATAATTGAAAAACTGCTCTTTGCCTGTAGCCTTTTAACCATACTCACTACGCTTGGCATCATAGTGGTATTGCTGTATGAATCTATATTGTTTTTTAAAGAAGTTCCCATTTTTGATTTCTTAACAGATACTGAATGGACACCTCTTTTTGAACAAAAAAGATTTGGAATTCTTCCTTTAATAAGTGGAACACTATTAACTTCTCTTATTGCAATAGTTGTTGCAGTGCCTGTTGGACTTACTATTGCTGTTTATTTAAATGAATATGCAAACCAAAAGCTAACAGTTGCAATAAAACCTGTTTTGGAAATACTTGCTGCAGTTCCTACTGTGGTTTATGGCTTTTTTGCCCTTACATTTGTTACTCCTTTGTTGCAAAAATTAATTCCCGGACTGGCTGGTTTTAATGCGCTTTCTCCGGGAATTGTTATGGGAATAATGATAATTCCATATATTTCTTCATTGAGTGAAGATGCACTCAGGGCTGTTCCAAAATCAT of Bacteroidota bacterium contains these proteins:
- a CDS encoding PstS family phosphate ABC transporter substrate-binding protein — translated: MKIKSIVIAIGISALIAGCGTNNNNEVNSESKLKGDIKIDGSSTVYPLTEAVAEEFRTVQPDIKITVGVSGTGGGFKKFSRGETDISNASRLIKESEIQACKENGIEFIEIPVAYDGLAVVISKENTWVDFLTVEELKKIWEPSAQGKIMKWSQIRAGWPDSEIHLYGPGVASGTYDYFTEAIMGKAQSSRGDYTASEDDNVLVQGVSTDKLALGFFGLAYFTENSDKLKLVPIDDLNDENGSGPITPTIETVENGTYQPLARPEFIYVNAKSAEREEVKAFINFYLENAAALAKETGAIALPKEVYAEALKRYEEKIVGSVFDKEGGSVGVNLLQVLKKRP
- the pstC gene encoding phosphate ABC transporter permease subunit PstC; translated protein: MNLKEKIIEKLLFACSLLTILTTLGIIVVLLYESILFFKEVPIFDFLTDTEWTPLFEQKRFGILPLISGTLLTSLIAIVVAVPVGLTIAVYLNEYANQKLTVAIKPVLEILAAVPTVVYGFFALTFVTPLLQKLIPGLAGFNALSPGIVMGIMIIPYISSLSEDALRAVPKSLREAAYGMGSTRLQTAFKVMIPAAFSGIAVSVILAISRAIGETMIVAIAAGQQPRLTFNPMVPIETITTYIVQVSLGDVPHDSLEYRTIFAAGITLFILTFILNNISFWVKSKFQEKYE
- a CDS encoding porin — protein: LHFVQLRDAYFDLFLDNNKEFRFRVGQSKVPYGFENLQSSQNRLPLDRHDALNSAVANERDLGVFFYYTPKHIRERFKELVSSGLKGSGDYGVLGLGIHNGQTANRPEANNSSHYVYRLTYPFVLNNGQFIEASVQGYHGNVVINRSQTNGAVNEFFERRVAGTFVFYPQPLGFQAEFTMGKGPEFNPVTMNVENQDLYGGYAQTMYMLKAGKQLIIPFARWHYYKGGKKQEIDARRYLVNEQEIGIEWQPFPAFELVAMYTMSDRTFEDFKNPNNRQRGNLLRLQAQFNF